In the Streptomyces sp. cg36 genome, one interval contains:
- a CDS encoding catalase, which translates to MTDKQRPLQAAAHQSADLPRDGRREGAGPQDGVPGKPGPVSPEVPERTGPTGPLPPKADQTGPEAVSATGQPTGAEPTRAAQSGAYLTNAQGTRLYDTDHSLKAGPRGPVLLQDHHLREKVMHFDHERIPERVVHARGAAAHGVFQAYGGATGVTKAAFLAPGVETPVFVRFSTVLGSRGSADTVRDTRGFATKFYTDEGVFDLVGNNMPVFFIQDAVKFPDIIHAGKPHPDREIPQAQSAHDTFWDFVSLHTEATHHTLWNMSDRGIPRSYRMMEGFGVHTFRLVNAEGATTLVKFHWKPKLGVHSLVWEEAQLLNGIDPDFHRRDLADAIEAGAFPQWELGVQTFPDTEEQLYEGIDLLDPTKLVPEELAPVQPIGLLTLNANPSNFFAETEQVAFHVGHLVPGIDITDDPLLAGRMFSYLDTQITRLGGPNFPQLPINRSHAPVNDMLRDGMHQSAVHRGVAPYHPNSLDGGCPFFAGADTGAFVEVPRDLPAARKVREAPASFADHFSQARLFWLSMSAIEREHIIAAYTFELSRCYEQPVRERMLTVLADVDTELCAEVAAGLGLPAPSATRPLAQPAPSPALSQMGGSWPVEGRTVGIVTDLDGDLAGVARVRQAVLDADMVPLVVAPVAGVLGDGKATVTVQRTFAGARSVEFDALVCAGVPAPGADAHGARDAKAGLAGPGSVDPRVRALLLEAYRHGKPLGGWDGADRLFEALGLTDTAPGLVLGDDPGEVVAEVTTLLCGHRVWERFPAAG; encoded by the coding sequence ATGACCGACAAGCAGCGTCCCCTCCAAGCTGCCGCGCACCAGAGCGCCGACCTCCCGCGGGACGGCAGGCGGGAGGGCGCGGGACCGCAGGACGGTGTGCCGGGCAAGCCCGGACCCGTCTCCCCCGAGGTGCCCGAGCGGACCGGCCCCACCGGGCCGCTGCCGCCCAAGGCGGACCAGACGGGCCCCGAAGCGGTCAGCGCGACGGGCCAGCCCACCGGCGCGGAACCCACCCGGGCCGCGCAGAGCGGCGCGTATCTGACCAACGCGCAGGGCACCCGCCTGTACGACACGGACCACTCGCTGAAGGCCGGTCCGCGCGGGCCGGTGCTGCTGCAGGACCACCATCTGCGCGAGAAGGTCATGCACTTCGACCACGAGCGGATCCCCGAGCGGGTGGTCCACGCCCGCGGCGCCGCCGCACACGGCGTCTTCCAGGCGTACGGGGGCGCCACCGGGGTGACCAAGGCCGCCTTCCTCGCGCCGGGTGTGGAGACCCCGGTCTTCGTACGGTTCTCCACGGTCCTCGGCTCGCGCGGGTCCGCCGACACCGTGCGCGACACCCGCGGCTTCGCCACCAAGTTCTACACCGACGAGGGCGTCTTCGACCTGGTCGGCAACAACATGCCGGTCTTCTTCATCCAGGACGCCGTCAAGTTCCCCGACATCATCCACGCGGGCAAACCGCACCCGGACCGGGAGATCCCGCAGGCGCAGAGCGCCCACGACACCTTCTGGGACTTCGTCTCCCTGCACACCGAGGCAACCCACCACACACTGTGGAACATGTCCGACCGAGGCATTCCGCGCTCCTACCGCATGATGGAGGGCTTCGGCGTCCACACCTTCCGGCTGGTCAACGCCGAGGGCGCCACGACATTGGTGAAGTTCCACTGGAAGCCCAAGCTCGGTGTGCACTCCCTGGTCTGGGAGGAGGCGCAGCTGCTCAACGGGATCGATCCGGACTTCCACCGCCGCGACCTGGCGGACGCCATCGAGGCGGGCGCCTTCCCCCAGTGGGAGCTGGGCGTGCAGACCTTCCCCGACACCGAGGAGCAGCTGTACGAGGGGATCGACCTGCTCGATCCCACCAAGCTGGTCCCGGAGGAACTGGCCCCCGTCCAGCCGATCGGCCTGCTCACGCTCAACGCCAACCCTTCCAACTTCTTCGCCGAGACCGAGCAGGTCGCCTTCCACGTCGGCCATCTCGTGCCGGGCATCGACATCACCGACGACCCGCTGCTGGCCGGGCGGATGTTCTCCTATCTCGACACCCAGATCACCCGCCTCGGCGGCCCCAACTTCCCCCAGCTGCCCATCAACCGCTCCCACGCGCCCGTCAACGACATGCTCCGGGACGGGATGCACCAGAGCGCGGTGCACCGGGGCGTCGCCCCGTACCACCCCAACAGCCTGGACGGCGGCTGCCCGTTCTTCGCGGGCGCCGACACCGGCGCGTTCGTCGAGGTGCCCCGCGACCTGCCGGCCGCGCGCAAGGTCCGGGAGGCGCCCGCCTCCTTCGCCGACCACTTCAGCCAGGCCCGGCTGTTCTGGCTCAGCATGAGTGCGATCGAACGCGAACACATCATCGCGGCCTACACCTTCGAGCTCTCCCGCTGTTACGAGCAGCCCGTGCGCGAGCGGATGCTGACCGTCCTCGCCGACGTGGACACCGAACTGTGCGCGGAGGTCGCCGCCGGGCTCGGTCTGCCCGCGCCGTCCGCCACGCGGCCCCTCGCCCAGCCCGCTCCCAGCCCCGCGCTCTCCCAGATGGGCGGCTCCTGGCCGGTGGAGGGCCGCACCGTGGGCATCGTCACCGACCTCGACGGCGATCTGGCGGGCGTGGCGCGGGTGCGCCAGGCCGTTCTGGACGCGGACATGGTGCCTCTCGTCGTCGCTCCGGTCGCCGGTGTCCTGGGCGACGGGAAGGCCACGGTCACCGTTCAGCGGACGTTCGCCGGGGCGCGGTCCGTGGAGTTCGACGCGCTGGTGTGCGCGGGAGTGCCGGCGCCGGGCGCGGACGCACATGGCGCCCGTGACGCAAAGGCGGGGCTGGCCGGGCCCGGCTCCGTCGATCCCCGGGTGCGGGCCCTGCTCCTGGAGGCGTACCGGCACGGCAAACCCCTCGGCGGCTGGGACGGCGCCGACCGGCTCTTCGAGGCCCTCGGCCTGACGGACACCGCGCCCGGCCTCGTCCTCGGCGACGACCCGGGCGAGGTGGTGGCGGAGGTGACCACGCTGCTGTGCGGACACCGGGTCTGGGAACGCTTCCCCGCCGCCGGCTGA
- a CDS encoding glutamate--cysteine ligase has product MRSFGMEEELLVDARSGLPRAVAGAVLAAADRHDWQPGRHERGHRMEKELQREKLECATRPVTRTGELQEAIRHWCREAARHAETAGAMVAAIAAAPLPVRPLLNAGRRYAWMGEQFGLTAQEQLTRGCHVHVAVESDEEAVAFLGRIRPWLSVPTAISANSPYWQGENRGYASYRSRVWNGWPCAGPVDVFGSADHCHEQVAAMVGPGVLRDRGMIYFDARPAAVHPTVEIRVTDPCPDSTAPVLPAALTPGLVETAARAWRDGRPPDRVGTSLLRPASWRAGRSGLDGPPPHPRTMRETSPRQAVGALHRHVREARVDHGADDPVREGIASLERHANGASTRRRLLRDEGGPARMVTPCAELTTDGENTSGQAKTPLPGDDTHDRAERTV; this is encoded by the coding sequence ATGCGGAGCTTCGGCATGGAGGAGGAGCTGCTGGTCGATGCCCGCAGCGGCCTGCCGCGGGCGGTAGCCGGGGCGGTCCTTGCCGCGGCCGACCGCCACGACTGGCAGCCCGGCAGGCACGAGCGCGGCCATCGGATGGAGAAGGAACTCCAGAGGGAGAAACTGGAGTGCGCAACCCGGCCGGTGACCCGGACGGGCGAGCTCCAGGAGGCGATCAGGCACTGGTGCCGTGAGGCCGCCCGGCACGCGGAGACCGCCGGTGCCATGGTGGCGGCCATCGCGGCCGCGCCCCTGCCCGTACGGCCGCTGCTGAACGCCGGCCGACGGTATGCGTGGATGGGCGAACAGTTCGGGCTGACCGCGCAGGAGCAGCTCACCCGCGGCTGCCACGTCCATGTGGCCGTGGAGTCGGACGAGGAGGCCGTGGCGTTCCTGGGCCGGATCCGCCCCTGGCTGTCCGTGCCCACCGCCATCAGCGCCAACTCGCCCTACTGGCAGGGCGAGAACCGCGGATACGCGAGCTACCGCAGCCGGGTGTGGAACGGGTGGCCCTGCGCCGGGCCCGTGGACGTGTTCGGCTCGGCCGACCACTGCCACGAGCAGGTCGCGGCGATGGTCGGCCCCGGCGTGCTGCGCGACCGGGGCATGATCTACTTCGATGCCCGGCCGGCGGCCGTCCACCCCACGGTCGAGATCAGGGTCACCGACCCCTGCCCGGACTCCACCGCGCCGGTCCTGCCGGCCGCACTCACCCCTGGCCTCGTCGAGACGGCCGCACGTGCCTGGCGCGACGGCCGGCCACCGGACCGGGTCGGCACCAGTCTGCTGCGGCCCGCCTCCTGGCGCGCCGGCCGCTCTGGCCTGGACGGCCCGCCGCCGCATCCCCGGACCATGCGGGAGACCTCTCCCCGGCAGGCGGTGGGCGCCCTCCACCGGCACGTACGCGAAGCACGCGTCGATCACGGCGCCGACGATCCGGTCCGGGAGGGCATCGCCTCCCTGGAGCGGCACGCGAACGGGGCCTCCACCCGGCGCCGTCTGCTGCGCGACGAGGGCGGCCCGGCCCGCATGGTGACGCCGTGCGCGGAGCTGACCACCGATGGCGAGAACACCAGCGGCCAGGCGAAGACACCCCTACCGGGTGACGACACCCACGACCGGGCGGAGCGAACCGTATGA
- a CDS encoding RidA family protein, whose protein sequence is MSVTQPAAERVRVSAEPDWYESAGISLGVRVGNLVFTSGQAPIDAQGATVGAGDFETQARQALSNLSTVLTNAGSSLADVVKATVFVTDVRQQDIYAKLRTEHFPDKPHLAESFVEVSSLADPAWMIEIEAIGLVR, encoded by the coding sequence ATGTCCGTTACACAGCCTGCCGCCGAGCGCGTCCGCGTCTCCGCGGAACCCGACTGGTACGAGTCGGCCGGTATCTCGCTCGGCGTCCGGGTCGGAAACCTGGTCTTCACCTCGGGGCAGGCTCCCATCGATGCCCAGGGCGCCACGGTCGGCGCCGGGGACTTCGAGACGCAAGCCCGTCAGGCGCTCTCGAATCTTTCGACGGTCCTCACCAACGCAGGCTCTAGCCTCGCCGACGTAGTCAAAGCGACCGTGTTCGTCACGGACGTCAGGCAGCAGGACATCTATGCCAAGTTGCGCACGGAACACTTCCCGGACAAGCCGCACCTCGCGGAGTCGTTCGTCGAGGTCTCCTCACTGGCCGATCCTGCCTGGATGATCGAGATCGAGGCCATCGGACTCGTCCGGTGA
- a CDS encoding PP2C family protein-serine/threonine phosphatase yields MNRFARLATRVVGAPLGLLWLEAAGEAAGALSECWPPETEPSRDVLECCRRVAQSGRPQFLARTGDGAAAFAFAGVPLIGGSGEVLGVLAVIDPAPRKWSEGDVTDLSDLAAACSAQMRMRTRSENRRQARVAAEDAAQAAQGVAHRAQERLIRSELLLRASEDLADTSGLEEVRQRVGDLVSGDLKPVCIDLALLHHGALHHVRAPLAGEGPAVPESFDVGSPWPAAQAVRENRMIVVDAPPKAADPGVGLASPAFADQDLATAVCLPLRGTHRILGTLVLGWDTLYPIGVEERAVLTTIAGYTAQAVERALHLDERVTAARQLQRAMLTELPDTPGLELAALYRPALRDDMVGGDWYDAYPLPTGAHDGAPGGLALTVGDITGHDMQAAALMGQVRSMLRQADHDHPGKGPDQALTALEHACRRLDLPASGTAVHAHLHPASDGYWHLKWSNAGHPAPLLATAGGTVESLTQHDILLHHALPPRARTCAVRSLAPGSTLLLYTDGLVEEPGQDIEASIDRLAHLLATASPGVRLPALLQSLLDTVGPREAQDDTVLFAVRIPTDN; encoded by the coding sequence GTGAATCGGTTCGCCCGGCTCGCCACCCGTGTCGTCGGCGCCCCGCTCGGGCTCCTGTGGCTGGAGGCCGCCGGTGAAGCAGCAGGGGCGCTTTCCGAGTGCTGGCCGCCCGAGACGGAGCCCTCCCGGGACGTGCTGGAGTGCTGCAGGCGGGTCGCACAGAGCGGACGCCCCCAGTTTCTCGCACGTACCGGGGACGGTGCCGCGGCCTTCGCTTTCGCCGGCGTGCCTCTCATCGGAGGTTCCGGCGAGGTCCTGGGCGTCCTTGCCGTCATCGACCCCGCGCCCCGGAAGTGGAGTGAGGGCGACGTCACGGACCTGTCGGACCTGGCGGCGGCCTGCAGCGCGCAGATGCGGATGCGCACGCGCTCCGAGAACCGGCGTCAGGCCCGCGTAGCCGCTGAGGATGCGGCGCAGGCGGCCCAGGGGGTGGCCCACCGTGCGCAGGAGCGGCTGATCCGTTCCGAGCTGCTGCTGCGGGCCTCGGAGGACCTGGCCGACACCAGCGGGCTGGAAGAGGTGCGTCAGCGTGTCGGGGACCTGGTCAGCGGGGACCTCAAGCCGGTCTGTATCGACCTGGCCCTCCTGCACCACGGCGCCCTCCACCACGTCCGCGCTCCCCTCGCCGGTGAAGGGCCCGCTGTTCCCGAGTCGTTCGACGTCGGGTCCCCGTGGCCGGCCGCACAGGCGGTGCGTGAGAACCGGATGATCGTGGTCGACGCACCGCCCAAGGCCGCCGATCCGGGCGTTGGCCTGGCAAGCCCGGCCTTCGCCGACCAGGACCTGGCGACCGCCGTCTGCCTGCCGCTGCGCGGAACACACCGCATCCTGGGGACCCTGGTGCTGGGGTGGGACACCCTCTACCCGATCGGGGTGGAGGAGCGTGCGGTGCTGACCACGATCGCCGGCTACACCGCTCAGGCGGTGGAACGCGCCCTGCACCTGGACGAACGGGTCACGGCCGCCCGCCAGCTCCAGCGGGCCATGCTCACCGAGCTCCCCGACACCCCCGGCCTGGAGCTGGCCGCCCTGTACCGGCCGGCCCTGCGCGACGACATGGTCGGCGGAGACTGGTACGACGCCTACCCCCTGCCCACGGGCGCGCACGACGGCGCACCGGGAGGACTGGCCCTGACCGTCGGCGACATCACCGGACACGACATGCAAGCCGCCGCCCTGATGGGGCAGGTCCGCAGCATGCTCCGCCAGGCCGACCACGACCACCCCGGCAAAGGCCCCGACCAGGCCCTCACCGCACTCGAACACGCCTGCCGCCGACTCGACCTGCCCGCCAGCGGCACCGCCGTCCACGCCCACCTCCATCCGGCATCCGACGGCTACTGGCACCTGAAGTGGAGCAACGCCGGACACCCCGCCCCGCTGCTGGCCACCGCAGGCGGCACCGTGGAAAGCCTGACGCAGCACGACATCCTCCTGCACCACGCCCTGCCGCCCAGAGCCCGCACCTGCGCCGTCCGCTCCCTGGCTCCGGGCAGCACCCTGCTGCTCTACACCGACGGACTCGTCGAGGAACCCGGCCAGGACATCGAAGCGAGCATCGACCGGCTCGCCCACCTGCTCGCCACCGCCTCGCCCGGGGTGCGGCTGCCCGCGCTGCTCCAGTCTCTTCTGGACACCGTCGGCCCGCGGGAGGCCCAGGACGACACCGTCCTCTTCGCCGTCCGCATCCCCACGGACAACTGA
- a CDS encoding thiamine pyrophosphate-requiring protein: protein MKVSDYVLERLREWEVEHVFAFPGGGINGLLAAWGRAENKPQFVQARHEEMAAFEAVGYAKFSGRTGVCAATSGPGAIHLLNGLYDAKLDHVPVVAIVGQTDRSAMGGSYQQEVDLLSLFKDVASEFCEMVTVPAQLPNVLDRALRIAAGRRTVTTVIIPADVQELDYEPPAHAFKQVPSSLGVPRYAPVPADDDLARAAEVLNAGEKVAMLIGQGARHARPEVEQVANVLGAGVAKALLGKDALPDTLPYVTGSIGLLGTRPSYEMMRDCDTLLVVGSSFPYTQFLPEFDQARAVQIDLDPSMVGLRYPFEVNLVGDAGQTLRRLLPLLERKAHGAWRKTIEGNAARWWEVMQRRAEVAADPVNPEYVVHALDALLPDDAMLAADSGSSANWYARHLRMRGDMRGSLSGTLATMGPGVPYVIGAKFAHPDRPAIAVVGDGAMQMNGLAELITAAKYYREWSDPRLVVAVLNNHDLNQVTWEMRAMQGAPQFEPSQSLPDVRYADIAQSFGLGGVRVERAEDVEAAWRQALAADQPFVIDFRTDPAVPPIPPHASWDQIKSAALSVLKGDSDRGSVVRQGLKAKVQEFLPGSKGN, encoded by the coding sequence ATGAAGGTTTCCGACTACGTGCTGGAGCGGCTGCGCGAGTGGGAGGTGGAACATGTGTTCGCCTTCCCCGGGGGCGGGATCAACGGCCTGCTGGCCGCGTGGGGCCGGGCCGAGAACAAGCCGCAGTTCGTGCAGGCGCGGCACGAGGAGATGGCCGCCTTCGAGGCGGTCGGCTATGCGAAGTTCTCCGGGCGCACCGGGGTGTGCGCGGCGACCTCCGGGCCGGGCGCGATCCACCTGCTGAACGGGTTGTACGACGCGAAACTCGACCACGTGCCGGTGGTGGCGATCGTCGGCCAGACCGACCGCAGCGCGATGGGCGGCTCCTACCAGCAGGAGGTCGACCTCCTCTCCCTCTTCAAAGACGTGGCCTCGGAGTTCTGCGAGATGGTCACCGTCCCCGCCCAGCTGCCGAATGTGCTGGACCGCGCCCTGCGCATCGCCGCCGGCCGGCGCACCGTCACCACGGTGATCATCCCGGCCGACGTGCAGGAGCTCGACTACGAGCCGCCGGCGCACGCGTTCAAGCAGGTGCCCTCCAGCCTCGGTGTCCCCCGCTACGCCCCCGTCCCCGCTGACGACGATCTGGCGCGGGCGGCCGAGGTCCTCAACGCGGGCGAGAAGGTGGCGATGCTGATCGGGCAGGGCGCCCGGCACGCCAGGCCCGAGGTCGAGCAGGTCGCCAATGTGCTGGGCGCAGGCGTGGCGAAGGCGCTGCTGGGCAAGGACGCCCTCCCGGACACGCTGCCGTACGTGACCGGCTCGATCGGGCTGCTCGGCACCCGTCCGTCCTACGAGATGATGCGGGACTGCGACACCCTCCTCGTGGTCGGCTCCAGCTTCCCCTACACGCAGTTCCTGCCCGAGTTCGACCAGGCCCGTGCCGTGCAGATCGACCTCGACCCGTCGATGGTGGGCCTGCGCTACCCCTTCGAAGTCAACCTGGTCGGCGACGCCGGCCAGACGCTGCGTCGGCTGCTCCCGTTGCTGGAGCGCAAGGCGCACGGAGCGTGGCGCAAGACCATCGAGGGCAACGCGGCGCGCTGGTGGGAGGTGATGCAGCGGCGCGCGGAGGTGGCGGCGGACCCGGTCAACCCCGAGTACGTCGTCCATGCCCTCGACGCGCTGCTGCCCGACGACGCGATGCTCGCCGCCGACTCCGGGTCGTCCGCGAACTGGTACGCCCGGCACCTGCGGATGCGCGGTGACATGCGCGGCTCGCTGTCGGGCACGCTGGCGACGATGGGGCCGGGGGTGCCGTACGTGATCGGTGCGAAGTTCGCCCACCCGGACCGGCCCGCGATCGCGGTCGTCGGTGACGGCGCGATGCAGATGAACGGCTTGGCGGAGCTGATCACCGCCGCGAAGTACTACCGGGAGTGGTCGGACCCGCGCCTGGTCGTGGCCGTGCTGAACAACCACGACCTCAACCAGGTGACCTGGGAGATGCGGGCGATGCAGGGCGCCCCCCAGTTCGAGCCGTCGCAGAGCCTGCCGGACGTGCGGTACGCCGACATCGCGCAGTCGTTCGGGCTGGGCGGGGTGCGGGTGGAGCGGGCGGAGGACGTGGAGGCGGCCTGGCGTCAGGCGCTGGCGGCTGACCAGCCGTTCGTCATCGACTTCCGCACCGATCCGGCGGTGCCGCCGATCCCGCCGCATGCCAGCTGGGACCAGATCAAGTCCGCTGCGCTGTCGGTGCTGAAGGGCGACAGCGACCGGGGCTCGGTGGTGCGGCAGGGGCTGAAGGCCAAGGTCCAGGAGTTCCTGCCCGGCAGCAAAGGGAACTGA
- a CDS encoding FAD-binding and (Fe-S)-binding domain-containing protein, whose amino-acid sequence MPVGQGTEHEGLEEALRAEVDGEVRFDAGSRSAYATDGSNYRQVPIGVVVPRTVEAGAAAVAVCARFDAPVLSRGGGTSLGGQCTNEAVVIDWTKHCHRLLSVDPQARTCVVEPGIVLDELNRQLAPHRLKFGPQPSTHSHCALGGMIGNNSCGASAQAYGKTVDNVRRLEVLTYGGIRFWAGPTEQAQFEQIMAKGGGRARLYQELRDVVGRYLAEIRTGYPTIPRRVSGYNLDSLLPENGFDVARALVGSEGTLVTVLRAELELVAVPAAEALLVLGFDDIYAAADAVPELLQHSRPTQLEAIDGRMAQLMREEHAYLDSLDSLPEGDSWLLMQFTGDTKEQADAQALELLRSLGRGADDPQVALSDDPPREKEMLKAREAGLGVTARPPDDSETWEGWEDSAVAPEKLGAYLRDLERLFDRYGYQQASLYGHFGQGCVHTRIPFELREGKGIGAFRAFLSDAADLVASYGGSLSGEHGDGQARGELLPRMFSPALMAAMEQVKALFDPGNRMNPGKVIHPHRVDANLRLGATWRPEPQQTHFAFADDGGDFGQAVLRCVGIGNCRTHQGGVMCPSYRATLEEEHSTRGRARLLFEMLGGHGDSPVTAGWRSTEVRDALDLCLACKGCTSDCPVGVDMATYKAEFLAHHYQGRLRPAAHYSMGWLPLWTQMARVAPGLANAALHAPGLARLGKRLAGIDPRRAAPLFAAESFQKSWRRRERPQPDPADPRTVVLWPDTFTNHFHPRIADAAVRVLESAGFQVAVPDGPVCCGLTWISTGQLATARRVLKRTTTVLRPWLEAGTPVIGLEPSCTAVFRADAPDLLAGDQDIVRLASQTRTFAEQLVNHSPDGWRPPRISRAATVQTHCHQHAVLGADPDRELMRRAGLQAQVLDEGCCGLAGNFGFEQGHYDLSMTIAERGVLPAVRDAAPSTFVLADGFSCRTQISQAGTGRRALHLAEVLAMALDGPAPADHPKKAAARPQLAPAPTRLRSAALAGTAASMVAGAVLAVRDQTRKDRAR is encoded by the coding sequence ATGCCCGTCGGCCAAGGAACGGAGCACGAGGGACTCGAGGAAGCGCTGCGGGCGGAGGTGGACGGTGAGGTCCGCTTCGACGCCGGCAGCCGCAGCGCGTACGCGACCGACGGCTCGAACTACCGGCAAGTACCGATCGGCGTGGTGGTGCCCCGCACGGTGGAGGCGGGTGCGGCGGCGGTCGCGGTGTGTGCCCGGTTCGACGCGCCGGTGCTGTCCCGCGGCGGCGGCACCAGCCTCGGCGGGCAGTGCACCAACGAGGCGGTGGTCATCGACTGGACCAAGCACTGCCACCGCCTCCTCTCGGTGGATCCCCAGGCGCGGACCTGTGTGGTGGAGCCGGGCATCGTCCTGGACGAACTCAACCGTCAGCTCGCCCCGCACAGGCTGAAGTTCGGTCCGCAGCCGTCCACGCACAGCCACTGCGCGCTGGGCGGGATGATCGGCAACAACAGCTGCGGTGCGTCCGCCCAGGCATACGGCAAGACCGTCGACAACGTCCGCCGCCTGGAGGTCCTCACCTACGGCGGCATCCGGTTCTGGGCCGGCCCGACCGAGCAGGCGCAATTCGAGCAGATCATGGCCAAGGGCGGCGGCCGGGCCCGGCTGTACCAGGAACTGAGGGACGTCGTCGGCCGGTACCTGGCGGAGATCCGCACGGGCTATCCGACGATCCCGCGCCGGGTGTCGGGCTACAACCTGGATTCCCTGCTGCCGGAGAACGGCTTCGACGTCGCCCGGGCGCTGGTGGGCAGCGAGGGCACACTGGTGACCGTCCTGCGCGCCGAACTGGAACTGGTCGCGGTACCGGCGGCCGAGGCGCTCCTGGTCCTTGGATTCGACGACATCTACGCCGCCGCCGACGCCGTCCCCGAACTGCTCCAGCACAGCCGCCCCACCCAGTTGGAGGCGATCGACGGGCGCATGGCGCAGCTGATGCGCGAGGAGCACGCCTACTTGGACTCACTGGACTCCCTGCCCGAGGGCGACAGCTGGCTGCTCATGCAGTTCACCGGTGACACGAAGGAGCAGGCGGACGCGCAGGCACTGGAACTGCTGCGGTCACTGGGCCGCGGTGCAGACGACCCGCAGGTGGCGCTCTCGGATGATCCGCCCCGGGAGAAGGAGATGCTCAAGGCCCGCGAGGCGGGTCTGGGTGTGACGGCCCGCCCGCCCGATGACTCCGAGACGTGGGAGGGCTGGGAGGATTCTGCGGTGGCGCCGGAGAAACTGGGCGCCTACCTGCGGGACTTGGAGAGGCTGTTCGACCGGTACGGCTACCAGCAGGCATCGCTGTACGGGCACTTCGGGCAGGGCTGTGTGCACACCCGGATCCCGTTCGAGCTGCGCGAGGGCAAGGGCATCGGGGCGTTCCGGGCGTTCCTGTCCGACGCTGCCGACCTGGTGGCCTCCTACGGCGGATCCCTCTCGGGCGAGCACGGTGACGGGCAGGCACGTGGCGAACTGCTGCCGCGGATGTTCAGCCCCGCGCTGATGGCGGCGATGGAACAGGTCAAGGCGCTGTTCGACCCGGGTAACCGGATGAACCCGGGCAAGGTCATCCATCCCCACCGCGTGGACGCCAACCTGCGCCTGGGCGCCACCTGGCGACCGGAGCCGCAGCAGACGCACTTCGCCTTCGCGGACGACGGAGGCGACTTCGGCCAAGCGGTGCTGCGCTGCGTGGGGATCGGCAACTGCCGGACCCACCAGGGCGGCGTGATGTGCCCGTCCTACCGGGCCACCCTGGAGGAGGAGCACTCCACCCGGGGCCGGGCGCGGCTGCTGTTCGAGATGCTCGGCGGCCACGGCGACTCGCCGGTCACCGCAGGGTGGCGCTCCACCGAGGTCCGCGACGCGCTCGACCTGTGCCTGGCGTGCAAGGGCTGCACGTCCGACTGCCCGGTCGGCGTCGACATGGCCACCTACAAGGCCGAGTTCCTCGCCCACCACTACCAGGGCCGGCTGCGCCCGGCCGCGCACTACTCGATGGGCTGGCTCCCGCTGTGGACGCAGATGGCCCGCGTCGCACCGGGCCTGGCCAATGCCGCCCTGCACGCCCCCGGCCTGGCACGGCTGGGAAAGCGGCTGGCCGGCATCGACCCGCGCCGCGCGGCGCCACTGTTCGCCGCCGAGTCGTTCCAAAAATCCTGGCGCCGCAGGGAGCGTCCCCAGCCTGACCCGGCCGATCCGCGCACCGTGGTGCTGTGGCCGGACACCTTCACCAACCACTTCCACCCGCGCATCGCCGACGCGGCCGTGCGTGTGCTGGAGAGCGCCGGGTTCCAGGTGGCCGTGCCGGACGGGCCGGTGTGCTGCGGCCTCACCTGGATCTCCACCGGGCAGCTCGCCACCGCCCGCCGCGTCCTGAAGCGCACCACGACGGTGCTGCGGCCGTGGCTGGAGGCCGGCACACCGGTCATCGGCCTCGAACCCTCCTGCACCGCGGTGTTCCGCGCCGACGCGCCCGATCTGCTGGCCGGGGACCAGGACATCGTCCGTCTCGCCTCGCAGACGCGGACGTTCGCCGAGCAGCTCGTCAACCACTCCCCCGACGGCTGGCGACCCCCACGGATCAGCCGGGCAGCGACGGTGCAGACGCACTGCCACCAGCACGCCGTGCTCGGTGCCGATCCCGACCGGGAGCTGATGCGCCGCGCCGGCCTCCAGGCGCAGGTGCTGGACGAGGGCTGCTGCGGCCTGGCCGGGAACTTCGGCTTCGAGCAGGGGCACTACGACCTGTCGATGACCATCGCCGAGCGGGGCGTGCTGCCCGCCGTGCGCGACGCGGCGCCCAGCACCTTCGTGCTGGCCGACGGGTTCAGCTGCCGCACTCAGATCAGTCAGGCCGGCACCGGCCGCCGGGCCCTGCACCTGGCCGAAGTCCTCGCGATGGCCCTGGACGGGCCGGCGCCCGCTGACCACCCCAAGAAGGCGGCCGCGAGGCCGCAGCTGGCTCCGGCGCCGACCCGCCTGCGGAGCGCCGCTCTGGCCGGCACCGCAGCAAGCATGGTGGCGGGCGCTGTGCTCGCCGTCCGAGACCAGACCCGGAAGGATCGGGCACGATGA